The Brassica oleracea var. oleracea cultivar TO1000 chromosome C6, BOL, whole genome shotgun sequence genome includes a region encoding these proteins:
- the LOC106300619 gene encoding uncharacterized protein At1g01500-like has protein sequence MVEPYETRNNNNNGQMVRYQSYNHHYPTISSLPLLDLRVFYVRISNFKVDDSTPEVLTITHVPLDPDSLLEINGVRMSIHSEGVSSQLRRDRVDKKSEEATFISTDNIRLSGSVKFEVCDKDELVLSGTLEMSGSNGFTGESAKHSVKRWGMNCEAEITAGSGFLKEKHIGCSELSSSPLPSIEVYVTGCFSGTPIILTKTLQLGYRKKHSRTSALDSIPEYESGDSQKGSSSELDFQVTEYGSYKQEYEGEYGDMYMGREYADGEDGEMSWFNAGVRVGVGIGLGVCVGLGIGVGLLVRTYQSTTRNFRRRLI, from the exons ATGGTGGAGCCTTACGAGACACGTAACAACAACAACAACGGTCAGATGGTTAGGTACCAGAGTTACAACCATCACTATCCCACAATATCATCATTGCCATTGCTGGATTTGAGAGTGTTCTATGTCAGAATCAGCAACTTCAAGGTGGATGATTCCACACCTGAGGTCCTCACAATCACCCACGTCCCTCTTGATCCAGACTCTCTCCTCGAGATCAACGGCGTTCGAATGAGCATTCACTCCGAAGGAGTCTCCTCTCAGCTGAGGCGAGATCGCGTTGATAAGAAATCAGAGGAAGCTACGTTCATCAGCACGGACAACATCAGGCTATCTGGTAGTGTTAAGTTTGAGGTATGCGACAAAGATGAGCTTGTTTTGTCTGGAACGCTGGAGATGTCTGGTAGTAATGGTTTCACAGGGGAGTCTGCTAAGCACAGTGTGAAGCGGTGGGGGATGAACTGTGAAGCTGAGATCACTGCAGGGTCTGGTTTCTTGAAGGAGAAACACATTGGTTGTTCCGAGTTGTCATCATCTCCGTTACCGAGTATTGAAGTGTACGTCACTGGTTGCTTCTCAGGAACACCTATTATCTTAACCAAGACGCTGCAGCTTGGTTACAGGAAGAAGCACAGTAGAACGAGTGCGCTGGATTCGATTCCTGAGTATGAAAGCGGTGATTCTCAGAAAGGTAGCTCATCTGAGCTTGATTTTCAG GTAACAGAATATGGAAGCTATAAACAAGAGTATGAAGGAGAATACGGTGACATGTATATGGGAAGAGAGTACGCAGATGGTGAAGATGGTGAAATGTCGTGGTTCAATGCGGGTGTGAGGGTTGGTGTGGGAATTGGTCTTGGTGTATGTGTAGGTCTGGGCATTGGGGTTGGCCTTCTTGTGCGTACCTATCAATCAACCACCAGAAACTTCAGAAGAAGGCTTATATAG
- the LOC106300636 gene encoding glycine--tRNA ligase 2, chloroplastic/mitochondrial isoform X2 → MAILSISFPLIISSFLRPHASPRFLHLPRYLPRSPYRRFHRTAVSSNVHHHPSHRKPDDNDSNSVSIPTFQQAIQRLQEYWASVGCAVMQPSNTEVGAGTMNPSTFLRVLGPEPWNVAYVEPSIRPDDSRYGENPNRLQRHTQFQVILKPDPGNSQDLFINSLSALGIDVTQHDIRFVEDNWESPVLGAWGLGWEIWMDGMEITQFTYFQQAGSLQLSPVSVEITYGLERILMLLQEVDHFKKILYADGITYGELFLENEKEMSSYYLEHASVNRLQKHFDSFDEEARSLLALGLPIPAYDQLLKTSHAFNILDARGFVGVTERARYFGRMRSLARQCAQLWLKTRESLGHPLGVASEHIPPIHHGAALENVAEKVPEDPRSFIIEIGTEEMPPPDVINASEQLRVLVVQLLENQRLRHGVVKAFGTPRRLVVLVDAMSPKQLEEEVEVRGPPASKAFDDQGNPTKAADGFSRRYGVPLEKLYRKVDGKTEYVHARVTQPARLALEVLSEELPGILAKISFPKSMRWNSSVMFSRPVRWVMALHGDLVVPFCFAGNTSGNVSFGLRNTASATLLVDTAESYEDTMRNAGINIEIEERKKIILDKSNALAKSVNGRVVVQQNLLNEVANLVEAPVPLIGKFKESFLELPDELLTIVMQKHQKYFSITDESGKLLPYFIAVANGAINEDVVRKGNEAVLRARYEDAKFFYEVDTRKRFSEFRDQLKGILFHEKLGTMLDKMNRLEKMVTKLCLALEVDEDLLPVVEEAASLALSDLATSVVTEFTSLSGIMARHYALRDGYSEQIAEALLEITLPRFSGDVIPKTDAGMVLAIGDRLDSLVGLFAAGCQPSSTNDPFGLRRISYGLVQILVEKDKNVNFKHALDIAASVQPIKVEANTLDDVYQFVTRRLEQLLVDNGVSPEVVRSVLAERGNDPCLAARTAYKMEKLSKGEIFPKIVEAYSRPTRIVRGKDVDVGVEVDESVFETSQEKELWSIYTSIKDRIHSGIGIEEFTEISTQLVEPLEDFFNNVFVMVEEERVRKNRLALLNNIASLPSGIADLSFLPGF, encoded by the exons ATGGCCATCCTCTCTATCTCATTCCCTCTCATCATCTCCTCCTTCCTCCGTCCTCACGCCTCTCCTCGCTTCCTCCACCTCCCTCGCTACCTTCCTCGATCCCCTTACCGCCGATTTCACCGCACCGCCGTCTCCTCCAATGTTCATCATCACCCTTCCCATCGCAAGCCCGATGATAATGACAGCAACTCCGTCTCTATTCCTACATTCCAACAAGCAATTCAACGCCTCCAG GAGTATTGGGCTTCTGTTGGATGCGCCGTTATGCAGCCCAGCAACACCGAG GTTGGAGCTGGCACTATGAATCCTTCCACGTTTTTGAGGGTTCTTGGCCCTGAGCCATGGAATGTTGCCTATGTTGAGCCTAGCATTCGTCCTGACGATAGTCGATATGGAGAGAATCCCAATAGGCTTCAAAGGCACACTCAGTTTCAGGTCATCTTGAAACCTGATCCTGGGAACTCTCAAGACCTCTTTATCAACAGTCTCTCTGCTTTAG GAATTGATGTGACTCAACACGATATACGGTTTGTCGAAGACAATTGGGAGAGTCCG GTGCTTGGTGCTTGGGGATTGGGCTGGGAGATTTGGATGGATGGTATGGAAATCACTCAGTTTACTTACTTCCAGCAG GCTGGAAGCCTTCAGCTGTCTCCAGTATCTGTTGAAATAACTTATGGCCTTGAGCGCATCCTCATGTTGCTTCAG GAAGTTGACCATTTCAAGAAGATTTTATATGCTGATGGAATCACTTACGGGGAACTTTTCTTGGAAAATGA GAAGGAAATGAGCTCATATTATCTTGAGCATGCTAGCGTGAACCGTCTTCAAAAGCATTTCGATTCTTTTGACGAAGAAGCACGTTCCTTGCTTGCCTTAGGCCTTCCAATCCCTGC GTATGACCAGCTACTGAAGACATCTCACGCTTTTAACATCTTAGATGCTAGAGGTTTCGTCGGTGTAACTGAACGTGCTCGTTATTTTGGTCGAATGCGCAG CTTGGCTCGCCAATGTGCCCAACTGTGGTTAAAGACACGTGAATCTCTTGGACATCCTCTTGGTGTTGCCTCTGAACATATTCCTCCCATTCACCACGGAGCAGCTTTGGAAAATGTGGCTGAAAAG GTTCCTGAGGATCCAAGATCATTTATCATTGAGATAGGGACTGAAGAGATGCCACCTCCAGATGTTATCAATGCTAGCGAACAA CTCAGGGTTTTAGTCGTACAATTGTTAGAGAACCAAAGACTGCGGCATGGCGTTGTGAAAGCATTTGGCACACCTCGTAGGCTAGTG GTTCTAGTTGATGCTATGTCCCCTAAGCAGCTGGAAGAGGAGGTTGAAGTTCGAGGACCCCCTGCGTCTAAAGCGTTTGATGATCAAGGAAATCCTACAAAG GCTGCAGATGGTTTTAGCCGTAGATATGGCGTTCCGTTGGAAAAATTGTACAGAAAAGTTGACG GGAAGACAGAATATGTTCACGCACGAGTTACACAGCCAGCTCGACTTGCGTTGGAG GTCCTGTCAGAAGAATTACCAGGTATACTGGCTAAAATATCGTTCCCAAAGTCAATGCGCTGGAACTCGTCA GTAATGTTTAGCAGGCCAGTTCGCTGGGTTATGGCCTTACATGGGGATCTGGTTGTACCATTCTGCTTTGCTGGCAACACAAG TGGAAATGTTTCTTTTGGACTTCGCAACACTGCTTCAGCGACACTGTTG GTAGATACTGCAGAGTCCTATGAAGATACTATGAGGAATGCTGGAATCAATATTGAGATTGAG GAAAGGAAGAAAATCATTCTTGACAAGTCAAATGCATTAGCAAAAAGTGTTAATGGGCGAGTTGTTGTCCAGCAGAACTTACTTAATGAG GTTGCAAATCTCGTCGAAGCTCCTGTGCCATTAATTGGAAAGTTTAAGGAATCATTTTTAGAATTACCAGATGAGCTATTAACTATT GTTATGCAGAAGCACCAGAAATATTTTTCCATTACTGATGAGAGTGGAAAGCTATTGCCTTACTTTATTGCT GTTGCTAATGGTGCAATTAATGAGGATGTGGTGAGGAAAGGAAATGAAGCAGTTCTCAG GGCACGCTATGAAGATGCGAAGTTCTTCTATGAGGTGGACACAAGGAAAAGGTTTTCTGAATTTCGAGATCAGCTTAAGGGAATTCTTTTCCAC GAAAAGCTGGGGACGATGCTGGATAAGATGAACCGTCTAGAAAAGATGGTAACTAAGCTTTGTTTAGCCCTCGAAGTTGATGAAGACCTGCTTCCAGTTGTGGAGGAGGCTGCCTCACTTGCTCTGTCAGACCTTGCAACTTCTGTGGTTACAGAATTTACGTCGCTGTCAGGAATAATGGCTCGTCATTATGCTCTCCGAGATGGCTATTCAGAGCAG ATTGCAGAAGCTTTGCTGGAAATCACACTTCCTAGATTTTCCGGAGATGTCATCCCTAAAACAGATGCAGGAATGGTTTTGGCAATAGGTGATAG ATTGGATAGCCTCGTTGGTCTATTTGCTGCTGGTTGCCAGCCAAGTTCAACAAATGACCCATTTGGCCTTAGAAGAATATCTTATGGCTTA GTTCAGATTTTGGTCGAGAAGGATAAAAATGTCAACTTCAAACATGCTCTAGATATTGCAGCCAGCGTACAACCAATAAAGGTTGAGGCAAACACCCTAGACGAT GTGTATCAATTTGTTACTCGAAGACTGGAACAGCTTCTG GTTGACAACGGAGTAAGCCCTGAAGTAGTTAGGTCTGTCCTAGCAGAGCGTGGAAATGATCCTTGTCTGGCAGCACGAACTGCATACAAG ATGGAAAAGCTAAGCAAAGGTGAGATCTTTCCGAAGATAGTGGAAGCATATTCTCGTCCCACACGAATTGTCCGTGGGAAAGATGTTGATGTTGGAGTTGAG GTGGATGAGAGTGTATTTGAGACTTCCCAAGAGAAAGAGCTGTGGAGCATTTACACCTCCATCAAAGATCGAATTCACAGTG GCATAGGAATCGAGGAGTTCACTGAGATATCGACGCAGTTGGTGGAGCCGCTGGAGGATTTCTTCAACAATGTGTTTGTGATGGTG GAGGAAGAAAGAGTGAGAAAGAACAGACTCGCTCTTCTAAATAACATTGCCAGTCTTCCCTCAGGAATCGCTGACCTTTCATTTTTGCCTGGTTTTTGA
- the LOC106300636 gene encoding glycine--tRNA ligase 2, chloroplastic/mitochondrial isoform X1 codes for MAILSISFPLIISSFLRPHASPRFLHLPRYLPRSPYRRFHRTAVSSNVHHHPSHRKPDDNDSNSVSIPTFQQAIQRLQEYWASVGCAVMQPSNTEVGAGTMNPSTFLRVLGPEPWNVAYVEPSIRPDDSRYGENPNRLQRHTQFQVILKPDPGNSQDLFINSLSALGIDVTQHDIRFVEDNWESPVLGAWGLGWEIWMDGMEITQFTYFQQAGSLQLSPVSVEITYGLERILMLLQEVDHFKKILYADGITYGELFLENEKEMSSYYLEHASVNRLQKHFDSFDEEARSLLALGLPIPAYDQLLKTSHAFNILDARGFVGVTERARYFGRMRSLARQCAQLWLKTRESLGHPLGVASEHIPPIHHGAALENVAEKVPEDPRSFIIEIGTEEMPPPDVINASEQLRVLVVQLLENQRLRHGVVKAFGTPRRLVVLVDAMSPKQLEEEVEVRGPPASKAFDDQGNPTKAADGFSRRYGVPLEKLYRKVDGKTEYVHARVTQPARLALEVLSEELPGILAKISFPKSMRWNSSHVMFSRPVRWVMALHGDLVVPFCFAGNTSGNVSFGLRNTASATLLVDTAESYEDTMRNAGINIEIEERKKIILDKSNALAKSVNGRVVVQQNLLNEVANLVEAPVPLIGKFKESFLELPDELLTIVMQKHQKYFSITDESGKLLPYFIAVANGAINEDVVRKGNEAVLRARYEDAKFFYEVDTRKRFSEFRDQLKGILFHEKLGTMLDKMNRLEKMVTKLCLALEVDEDLLPVVEEAASLALSDLATSVVTEFTSLSGIMARHYALRDGYSEQIAEALLEITLPRFSGDVIPKTDAGMVLAIGDRLDSLVGLFAAGCQPSSTNDPFGLRRISYGLVQILVEKDKNVNFKHALDIAASVQPIKVEANTLDDVYQFVTRRLEQLLVDNGVSPEVVRSVLAERGNDPCLAARTAYKMEKLSKGEIFPKIVEAYSRPTRIVRGKDVDVGVEVDESVFETSQEKELWSIYTSIKDRIHSGIGIEEFTEISTQLVEPLEDFFNNVFVMVEEERVRKNRLALLNNIASLPSGIADLSFLPGF; via the exons ATGGCCATCCTCTCTATCTCATTCCCTCTCATCATCTCCTCCTTCCTCCGTCCTCACGCCTCTCCTCGCTTCCTCCACCTCCCTCGCTACCTTCCTCGATCCCCTTACCGCCGATTTCACCGCACCGCCGTCTCCTCCAATGTTCATCATCACCCTTCCCATCGCAAGCCCGATGATAATGACAGCAACTCCGTCTCTATTCCTACATTCCAACAAGCAATTCAACGCCTCCAG GAGTATTGGGCTTCTGTTGGATGCGCCGTTATGCAGCCCAGCAACACCGAG GTTGGAGCTGGCACTATGAATCCTTCCACGTTTTTGAGGGTTCTTGGCCCTGAGCCATGGAATGTTGCCTATGTTGAGCCTAGCATTCGTCCTGACGATAGTCGATATGGAGAGAATCCCAATAGGCTTCAAAGGCACACTCAGTTTCAGGTCATCTTGAAACCTGATCCTGGGAACTCTCAAGACCTCTTTATCAACAGTCTCTCTGCTTTAG GAATTGATGTGACTCAACACGATATACGGTTTGTCGAAGACAATTGGGAGAGTCCG GTGCTTGGTGCTTGGGGATTGGGCTGGGAGATTTGGATGGATGGTATGGAAATCACTCAGTTTACTTACTTCCAGCAG GCTGGAAGCCTTCAGCTGTCTCCAGTATCTGTTGAAATAACTTATGGCCTTGAGCGCATCCTCATGTTGCTTCAG GAAGTTGACCATTTCAAGAAGATTTTATATGCTGATGGAATCACTTACGGGGAACTTTTCTTGGAAAATGA GAAGGAAATGAGCTCATATTATCTTGAGCATGCTAGCGTGAACCGTCTTCAAAAGCATTTCGATTCTTTTGACGAAGAAGCACGTTCCTTGCTTGCCTTAGGCCTTCCAATCCCTGC GTATGACCAGCTACTGAAGACATCTCACGCTTTTAACATCTTAGATGCTAGAGGTTTCGTCGGTGTAACTGAACGTGCTCGTTATTTTGGTCGAATGCGCAG CTTGGCTCGCCAATGTGCCCAACTGTGGTTAAAGACACGTGAATCTCTTGGACATCCTCTTGGTGTTGCCTCTGAACATATTCCTCCCATTCACCACGGAGCAGCTTTGGAAAATGTGGCTGAAAAG GTTCCTGAGGATCCAAGATCATTTATCATTGAGATAGGGACTGAAGAGATGCCACCTCCAGATGTTATCAATGCTAGCGAACAA CTCAGGGTTTTAGTCGTACAATTGTTAGAGAACCAAAGACTGCGGCATGGCGTTGTGAAAGCATTTGGCACACCTCGTAGGCTAGTG GTTCTAGTTGATGCTATGTCCCCTAAGCAGCTGGAAGAGGAGGTTGAAGTTCGAGGACCCCCTGCGTCTAAAGCGTTTGATGATCAAGGAAATCCTACAAAG GCTGCAGATGGTTTTAGCCGTAGATATGGCGTTCCGTTGGAAAAATTGTACAGAAAAGTTGACG GGAAGACAGAATATGTTCACGCACGAGTTACACAGCCAGCTCGACTTGCGTTGGAG GTCCTGTCAGAAGAATTACCAGGTATACTGGCTAAAATATCGTTCCCAAAGTCAATGCGCTGGAACTCGTCA CACGTAATGTTTAGCAGGCCAGTTCGCTGGGTTATGGCCTTACATGGGGATCTGGTTGTACCATTCTGCTTTGCTGGCAACACAAG TGGAAATGTTTCTTTTGGACTTCGCAACACTGCTTCAGCGACACTGTTG GTAGATACTGCAGAGTCCTATGAAGATACTATGAGGAATGCTGGAATCAATATTGAGATTGAG GAAAGGAAGAAAATCATTCTTGACAAGTCAAATGCATTAGCAAAAAGTGTTAATGGGCGAGTTGTTGTCCAGCAGAACTTACTTAATGAG GTTGCAAATCTCGTCGAAGCTCCTGTGCCATTAATTGGAAAGTTTAAGGAATCATTTTTAGAATTACCAGATGAGCTATTAACTATT GTTATGCAGAAGCACCAGAAATATTTTTCCATTACTGATGAGAGTGGAAAGCTATTGCCTTACTTTATTGCT GTTGCTAATGGTGCAATTAATGAGGATGTGGTGAGGAAAGGAAATGAAGCAGTTCTCAG GGCACGCTATGAAGATGCGAAGTTCTTCTATGAGGTGGACACAAGGAAAAGGTTTTCTGAATTTCGAGATCAGCTTAAGGGAATTCTTTTCCAC GAAAAGCTGGGGACGATGCTGGATAAGATGAACCGTCTAGAAAAGATGGTAACTAAGCTTTGTTTAGCCCTCGAAGTTGATGAAGACCTGCTTCCAGTTGTGGAGGAGGCTGCCTCACTTGCTCTGTCAGACCTTGCAACTTCTGTGGTTACAGAATTTACGTCGCTGTCAGGAATAATGGCTCGTCATTATGCTCTCCGAGATGGCTATTCAGAGCAG ATTGCAGAAGCTTTGCTGGAAATCACACTTCCTAGATTTTCCGGAGATGTCATCCCTAAAACAGATGCAGGAATGGTTTTGGCAATAGGTGATAG ATTGGATAGCCTCGTTGGTCTATTTGCTGCTGGTTGCCAGCCAAGTTCAACAAATGACCCATTTGGCCTTAGAAGAATATCTTATGGCTTA GTTCAGATTTTGGTCGAGAAGGATAAAAATGTCAACTTCAAACATGCTCTAGATATTGCAGCCAGCGTACAACCAATAAAGGTTGAGGCAAACACCCTAGACGAT GTGTATCAATTTGTTACTCGAAGACTGGAACAGCTTCTG GTTGACAACGGAGTAAGCCCTGAAGTAGTTAGGTCTGTCCTAGCAGAGCGTGGAAATGATCCTTGTCTGGCAGCACGAACTGCATACAAG ATGGAAAAGCTAAGCAAAGGTGAGATCTTTCCGAAGATAGTGGAAGCATATTCTCGTCCCACACGAATTGTCCGTGGGAAAGATGTTGATGTTGGAGTTGAG GTGGATGAGAGTGTATTTGAGACTTCCCAAGAGAAAGAGCTGTGGAGCATTTACACCTCCATCAAAGATCGAATTCACAGTG GCATAGGAATCGAGGAGTTCACTGAGATATCGACGCAGTTGGTGGAGCCGCTGGAGGATTTCTTCAACAATGTGTTTGTGATGGTG GAGGAAGAAAGAGTGAGAAAGAACAGACTCGCTCTTCTAAATAACATTGCCAGTCTTCCCTCAGGAATCGCTGACCTTTCATTTTTGCCTGGTTTTTGA
- the LOC106298898 gene encoding mitochondrial import inner membrane translocase subunit Tim13-like: MDSYSSSSPPMGASPSPEALMEQIQAQLAEAYAKELIETMREKCFDKCITKPGSSLSSGESSCISRCVDRYLEATGIISRSLFSQQRR, encoded by the coding sequence ATGGACTCCTACTCGTCATCGTCGCCGCCGATGGGTGCTTCTCCATCTCCGGAGGCACTGATGGAACAAATTCAGGCGCAGCTCGCTGAAGCTTACGCCAAGGAGCTCATCGAGACCATGAGAGAAAAATGCTTTGATAAATGCATAACGAAGCCAGGATCAAGCCTTAGCAGTGGTGAGAGCAGCTGCATCTCTAGATGTGTTGATCGTTACCTGGAAGCTACTGGTATCATCAGCCGTTCTCTTTTCAGTCAACAACGTCGTTGA